The sequence below is a genomic window from Candidatus Zixiibacteriota bacterium.
CCTCGCCGGATAAAAAGGCCCGCATCTTCTGTACCGCCCCGGTTACCGATCCCGCCGCCGCGATATGATTATCCTTGATAAGGGCCATATCGTACAACCCGAACCGGTGATTACTCCCGCCGCCGCAGGTGACGGCGTATTTCTCCAGATACCGCAATCCCGGCATGGTTTTGCGGGTATCGAGAATAACCGCCCCGGTCCCGGCGACCTCTTTGACAAACCGGGCGGTCAGTGATGCGATCCCCGATAGATGCCCCAGAATATTGAGAGCTGTCCGCTCGGCGGTCAGAATAGCCCGGTAATCACCGTCGATCTCCGCGATTTTATCGCCCGGCCCGAATGATTCGCCGTCTTTTTTGATCGAGTTGAATTTTATTTTATCGTCCAGTTTCAAAAAGACCGTTTCGGCCACCGGCAGACCGGCCAGGACACCCTCGGATTTGGCCACGATCTCGGCCCGGCCGGGAGCGTTGTCGATACAGGCCAGGGTGGTGATATCGCCCGGCCCGACATCTTCCATCAGGGCCAGTTCCACCTGTTTGAGGATCAGTTCGTCAATCGTGTTCATGGCGTCAAGATATAATAATAAATCCCCCGAAAGTCAAATGTTTGGCAAAACCCTCCCCTGAGGTTTCAACATCCTGTTGGTGGGTGGCTTGGGTCTTGTAG
It includes:
- the nadC gene encoding carboxylating nicotinate-nucleotide diphosphorylase, encoding MNTIDELILKQVELALMEDVGPGDITTLACIDNAPGRAEIVAKSEGVLAGLPVAETVFLKLDDKIKFNSIKKDGESFGPGDKIAEIDGDYRAILTAERTALNILGHLSGIASLTARFVKEVAGTGAVILDTRKTMPGLRYLEKYAVTCGGGSNHRFGLYDMALIKDNHIAAAGSVTGAVQKMRAFLSGEEFSKRFEYDSAAVEIEVEVTEISQLTEAIECGIKRLLLDNQTAASLAEMVKTARGLDPSVKLEASGNVNLPNVRAIAETGVDFISIGALTHSAVSSDFSLRVITE